The genomic segment CCGTTATTTAGAAATACTCTTAAATGACCTTGACGATTCAAAACCGCAACATCCGGATCGCCATCTTGATCAAGATCGCCAACCGCAAGGCTTACAGGAATGGCTCCTGCATTGTAAAACACCGGTTGCGAAAGATTGACTTCAGCATCGGCTGCTATTGTTAGAAGGAACGGAATGAAAAACAACTTGAAATAGCTACGCATGTTAACTCCTCCGGATGTGCTCTTGCTTTCAATACTATTCAGCGCGGAGCCAGAAGGTATTATGAGAATGTTAAAAAGTGTTATGCGTTTGTTAATTCTTCGCGGAACGGAGCGTAGGCGTCCTCGCCTGCATTATGGGCCGCAGGCTTCTAGCATGCTCAAAAGATTTCATCTAAAATTTCCTGAATGCATACAATCGAGACTCAAAATCTTTCGCGCAGTTTCATGACGAAAGATAAACGTAAGATCTTTGCCGTAAAGGAGCTCAACCTGCGTGTCTCCGCCGGCCAGATCTTCGGGTTACTGGGGCCGAACGGCGCAGGAAAAACAACTCTGGTGCGGATGCTCACAACCATCCTCCGGCCTGATTCAGGGACAGCGAGAATTATGGGACATGACATCCTTCAAAATCCTGTGGCAGTCCGGAAACAGATCTCCGTTGTGTTGCAGGAAACTGCTGTGGAACCGCTTTCGTCCGTGCGGGACAATCTTTTGATTTACGGGGTTCTTCACGGGCTCACCCTCAAAACTGTAACGAAAAGAATGGAGTCTTTGCTGGAGCAATTTGACTTAAAAGACAAACAAAAGGAAATCGCCCAGGATCTGAGCATGGGGACCCGGCGCAGACTTCAAGTTGCAAAAATACTTCTTGTAGACGCTCCTGTAATCTTTCTGGATGAAGCAACCACCGGCATGGATCCTCTGGTGAAAAGAAGCACTCTCGAAGTATTCAAGAAGCTCGCAAATGATGGAAAAACAATTCTGCTCACCACACAACTTCTGAACGAAGCGGAAGCGCTCTGCGACGAAATCGCAATCCTGAACAAGGGACAAACGATTGCAAGTGGAGATTTTTATACGCTCAAGAATCTAACGCAGAAACGTTTTCACATCAGTCTGACGGTGGAAACGCCGGAAGGAATTGAAGAAAAATTAAAAGTTCTGCAGCCGCAGGCGCTCAGCGTAAAAGGGGATGTGATTGAAATGAATGTGATCGGAGAGGAAGCGTCCATACTTGCGGCTCTTGCTCAGTTGTCGCAAGAAACCAAAATAGATCATTTTGAGATGCGCGGTGTGGATCTGGAAGATATTTTCATCGACTTGATTCAGTCACGTTCTGAGCAATCATGACAGGTTTCCTGCGAGTCCTCTACCGCGAATACAAATTTCGCATCACGAACGTAGCGTTCCTCATCTGGGATATTTTCGTGCCTATTGCGTACCTGTTGATCTTTGGTTACGGTTTTCAACAATCGATCGGTGGAAGTTTTGCGGGAAGCAGCGAAGACTATGCTTCCTTTTTCGTTCCTGGAATCTTATCCATGACCTGTTTTGGCGTGGCGATGAATACATCGTGGCGGTTCTTTATGGAACGCGAAAATGGAATCTTCTATGAGCTTCTTACTTATCCGGTAAGCCGCACGGAGCTGGTGATTGGAAAAATTCTATTCAATATCGGGTTGAGTCTTGCAGGGAATTTTCTCGTTCTGCTGGCAGGATCATTGATCTTGAACGTTCGGATCAGAAATGAGTTCGCGCCATGGATCTTCCTATTCACATCTATAGGCACAGCAGCATGGTTTTTCTTCTTCGCTTCGCTCGCATTGCGGATCCGGCGGATGGATATTTTTAATACCATCACCAGCCTTTGCTACATTTTGCTAATGTTCGCAAGCAGCATGTTCTATCCACTGGAAAGGCTCCCTAACTGGTTTCGATGGATCGCGCGCGTGAATCCGGTAACCTGGCTGACCGATTTATTTCGATTCGCAACGCTTGGCTCAGGAAATGCAACACTTCTCTTGATCCAAGGAGCGCTCCTTTTCGGATTCACGATCTGCGTATTCATGATGGCACTCTACGCTCTCGACCACGCTGCCGAATAGAATCAAAGTATCCGCTTTGCCCGGACAAATCCGCCAAGCATCGCCGCAGGAATTGTGATGATGTGTGAAATCGTTGTAAACCAGCCAGGTATCGCCTGGGCCGATCCGATCTGAGAACACCCAAGACCGGTAAGTATGCTGAGAACTCCAACTATCACAGAATGCAGAATCTCTCTGCGACCAGCGATACGCGCCGCAACATATCCTCCCACCACTGTGAAGAGTAGACCGAAGATTAGTGAATAAATGAGAAAATCCTTTGAATTGAAAACATCCTGGACTTTATGCTGGTTGCCTGAAACTCCGTAGGCAACTCCGATAAGAACAGTCAAACCGGTTATAAATATTGTGCTGGCAGCAATGTCAATTCCCCAACCGACCAGCACCGCCTTCCAGTTTATTGAATTCATACAAACCCTAAAAATAGTTGACTTTGTCAACTATTTTAACAATACGGCTAACTTATCGTCATCATCATCTTCTTCTTCGTCTTCGTCTTCTTCGTCATCCTCCTCATCATCATCTTCTTCCGCTTCCGCTTGCTGGCTCAGTTCCTGCAAAATCTTCAGATCCTTATCAACTGTCTTAAAAGCTTCTTCGTGCTTCGCAAAGAAATCTGTGTTCGCTTTGGAATATCCTTCAGGTAGCTTTCCACCCGATTTCAGCACGATATGCCCGGTCGCTCCGTAGATCATAGCCAAATGGAAGACCCAGTATTCGCGAGAGGTCATGCCCGCATCTTCGACAGCTTTTTTCACTCCGGGAATCTTATCGA from the bacterium genome contains:
- a CDS encoding ABC transporter ATP-binding protein yields the protein MTKDKRKIFAVKELNLRVSAGQIFGLLGPNGAGKTTLVRMLTTILRPDSGTARIMGHDILQNPVAVRKQISVVLQETAVEPLSSVRDNLLIYGVLHGLTLKTVTKRMESLLEQFDLKDKQKEIAQDLSMGTRRRLQVAKILLVDAPVIFLDEATTGMDPLVKRSTLEVFKKLANDGKTILLTTQLLNEAEALCDEIAILNKGQTIASGDFYTLKNLTQKRFHISLTVETPEGIEEKLKVLQPQALSVKGDVIEMNVIGEEASILAALAQLSQETKIDHFEMRGVDLEDIFIDLIQSRSEQS
- a CDS encoding ABC transporter permease, whose amino-acid sequence is MTGFLRVLYREYKFRITNVAFLIWDIFVPIAYLLIFGYGFQQSIGGSFAGSSEDYASFFVPGILSMTCFGVAMNTSWRFFMERENGIFYELLTYPVSRTELVIGKILFNIGLSLAGNFLVLLAGSLILNVRIRNEFAPWIFLFTSIGTAAWFFFFASLALRIRRMDIFNTITSLCYILLMFASSMFYPLERLPNWFRWIARVNPVTWLTDLFRFATLGSGNATLLLIQGALLFGFTICVFMMALYALDHAAE